The DNA region TCTTGGGTTGCAGGCGGTATGCTAGCTCCCTTCTCAGAGGGCTTGGAGGGAGAGCTCTTTAAATTTTCTTATGAAAGCCTCAAGATGTTCCCAGAATACATAAAGCTCGTAGAAGAGGTTTCAAGGCTGAAAATAGACTATTGGAACGATGGAATGCTTAGAGTTGTTCTAAAGGGGGAGGAAGAACTCTTAAGAAGGGCTGAGCAATACAGAGCAAGAGGCTATTCTGTGGAGTTTCTTGAAAAGATGGACTATCATTCTGAGGAGGTGGTTTCAGTAATAAGATATGGAGAAGAAGGATGGGTAGACACGGAGAATTTGATGGATGCTCTACTTTTGGCTATGGAAAGGTTGGGAGTGGAAATTCAAATAGACGAGATCGGAAAGGTAGATTTCAAGGACGGAAGAGTTAATTATCTAAAGGGCATAAAAGACAGCTACACCGCAGACTACTACGTTTTTTGCACGGGAGCTTGGACCAAAGAGCTCTTTGACGTGCCAGTGTATCCCATAAAGGGCCAGGCTATAAAAGTGAGAGCCAAACCCGTTGATGTAGTTAATTATTCCACCATTTCTTACATCATTCCAAGAAGCAGACACACTTACATAGGTGCCACTTCAGAAGATGTGGCCTTTTTGGGGGGGAACACGGTGAGTGGGTTAAACTATCTGTGCAGTAATGCAATAAGAGTAGTTCCATCTCTTGCAAAAGCTGAAGTTATATCTACCCTTTACGGTTTTAGACCAGCCACACCTGACGAAAAACCCATCTTCATGGCAGGAGAGAACTACTGCTTGCTTTCTGGACATTACAGAAATGGCATACTTCACGCACCCATTACTGCAAACATTGCTAAATCCTTGATAAAAGACGAAGTTAGATCTGCGTATTTTGAATACTTTTCCCAGGAAAGGTTTTAAAATTGCATCAAAGTTCCTAATCTACCGTGTGAAGTTGAAAGCATATCCTTCCCTTTCCTTCAAGACTTTATACAATTAATGAGACACTACCGAAGCAAGCGACCTAATCCTTCTTGATGACAACTTCGCAACCATTGCCAAATCTATAAAAGAAGGAAGAAAAATTTACGACAACAAGCCATTACCTTTGCCCTTTCTTCTATCCAAAGTCGTAGAAATAGAAAAGTTTATAAAAAGACATTATAATCAGCTTAAATTTTTACCATTTTTAACCAAAAGTGTTACGTAGAATTTTTAAGTTTAAAATAGTTTATGCGGCATATAACTTTTCTATGTGTTCATAAATTTCAGAAGTAATTTGATCTATTTTCTCGTATTCTACCCTCTCTTCTAAAACTTTAAATAATATTTCCTTTATAGCTACTTTGATTCTTGCTCTCAAACTTTCCTTTTTATGCCAATCAACAATTTTAACAAAATATCCTAACTGCTTTTTAATTTCCTTTACTACATATATTATTTCTTCTTTATTTTTAAACACGCCTTCTTTTAACAACATATCATAAAAGGCTACTTCTTCTTCCGTCAAGTCTAATTCTTTCCCCTCGTTTAATTTCTTCTTTATTTCTTTTGCTATCTCTATTAACTCATTAATAACATCTACTGTAGTAATGAGTTTTACGTTATGTCTTTCAATCAACTTTTGCAATCTCTCATATAAAGACTTGTATCTAATAGGATTTACTCTTAGTTTTACCTTAAGCTCATCTTTAATAAGTTTCATTAAAAGGTCTGTTGCGTAATTTTTTTGGGTTAAACTTGAAATATTAGAGAGAAGCTCATCGTCTAAAATAGATATGTCTGGCTTATCTTTTTTAAGTAAAGAAAATATATCTACAGGTTCTTCTGCTGATATACTTTTTGAAATAAGTTGACTAATCTCATATTCTAATTCCTTTGATATTTCCTTCCTTGAAGGAACTTTATACTTAACTATCATCTTTTTGATCATCTCAAAAAACTTAATATCATTCTTTATCTTAATTGTTTCAGGATGGGGGCTTGCCAAAGCATAAGCCTTTTTAAGGGCTATATAATTTTTGATAAAGCTTCGTTTTAACTTTTCATCGTTTAGTAAATTGTATGCAGACACTGTAAGTTGAGCTAATTCTTCAGGGGTTAACTCTGTCCAGTTTTGATAATTTAATCCATAAAACATAGAAGAAACTATATCGTATTTTTCCTTTAAAACATCTATAACTTCATTTATATTAGTTAACACTTGATTTATAGCCGAAATTGTATATTGGCTTAAAGACTTCCTTAAATCATCAGCAATCCCGATATAATCAACTATAAGACCTGCTGGTTTATCTTTAAATACTCTATTTACCCGTGCTATTGCTTGCATTAAATTATGGTTTTTCATCGGTTTATCAATATACATGGTATGAAGACAAGGCACGTCAAAGCCTGTCAAAAGCATATCTACTACAATTACTATTTTTGGGTCTTTTTCTGGATTTTTAAAATTGTTCAAAATTTCCTCTAACTGGTCTTTATTTCTTATGAAAGGATGATAATCTTCAGGGTCTTTTTTCTTATTTCCTGACATTATAACTTCTATAGAGGGAGCATCAGGAATGCTTTTAATAGCCTTATAAAGTTCAACTGCAACCTTTCTTGAAATCACAACCACCATTCCCTTGCCTTCGAGCGTTTCGGTTCTTTTATTAAAATGCTCTACAATATCCTTAGCTATTTTTTTTAAGCGTTCCGGTGATAAAACTAACTCTTCAATTCTTGCATATTTTCTTTTTAAGCTCTCTTTCAGTTCTGGTTCAAGCCCTTCT from Thermocrinis sp. includes:
- the thiO gene encoding glycine oxidase ThiO codes for the protein MKVAIVGSGVIGLSTALYLALEGFRTKIITRNPQEATSWVAGGMLAPFSEGLEGELFKFSYESLKMFPEYIKLVEEVSRLKIDYWNDGMLRVVLKGEEELLRRAEQYRARGYSVEFLEKMDYHSEEVVSVIRYGEEGWVDTENLMDALLLAMERLGVEIQIDEIGKVDFKDGRVNYLKGIKDSYTADYYVFCTGAWTKELFDVPVYPIKGQAIKVRAKPVDVVNYSTISYIIPRSRHTYIGATSEDVAFLGGNTVSGLNYLCSNAIRVVPSLAKAEVISTLYGFRPATPDEKPIFMAGENYCLLSGHYRNGILHAPITANIAKSLIKDEVRSAYFEYFSQERF
- a CDS encoding type I restriction endonuclease subunit R gives rise to the protein MIRHLTEDYLVEQPAIKWFKEIGYSYIHGSELIPDKGERESYRHCVLKNRLTQAIKRINPWLTDNLAEEVYKKIIELDHPDFAIKSKLFYDLLTGGVKLTFREGAEERTRPVKLIDFENIENNEFLLANQFKVEYQYEKGQHRVPDLVVFINGLPVAVFELKSFNAEETAKDAFLDHQRKIKDIPQLYVYSQIIVASDGYETKYGSPTSDWERFFVWEGILSDDDIKVEEVADGYYRYFYNNRELTSLELLIKGLFRKEHLTEFLNDFVFYEKEGETYKKKIASYHQFYTVKKAVVKTVKCVLEGKTPEEKRIGVVWHTQGSGKSLTMLFYARKVLKMRELENPLIIFITDRNSLDEQLYKLFSQFPIAKQAESIKDLQETVKTSAGGILFTTIQKFGRKKAEEYPLLTERKNIIIVADEAHRSQYRELAQNLRKAIPNASFMGFTATPIELQDRDTYLVFGEPISVYPMDKALRHRVIVPIYYEPRLAELHLTNEFIDEEFEELSEGLEPELKESLKRKYARIEELVLSPERLKKIAKDIVEHFNKRTETLEGKGMVVVISRKVAVELYKAIKSIPDAPSIEVIMSGNKKKDPEDYHPFIRNKDQLEEILNNFKNPEKDPKIVIVVDMLLTGFDVPCLHTMYIDKPMKNHNLMQAIARVNRVFKDKPAGLIVDYIGIADDLRKSLSQYTISAINQVLTNINEVIDVLKEKYDIVSSMFYGLNYQNWTELTPEELAQLTVSAYNLLNDEKLKRSFIKNYIALKKAYALASPHPETIKIKNDIKFFEMIKKMIVKYKVPSRKEISKELEYEISQLISKSISAEEPVDIFSLLKKDKPDISILDDELLSNISSLTQKNYATDLLMKLIKDELKVKLRVNPIRYKSLYERLQKLIERHNVKLITTVDVINELIEIAKEIKKKLNEGKELDLTEEEVAFYDMLLKEGVFKNKEEIIYVVKEIKKQLGYFVKIVDWHKKESLRARIKVAIKEILFKVLEERVEYEKIDQITSEIYEHIEKLYAA